A region of Thiofilum sp. DNA encodes the following proteins:
- a CDS encoding LysE family translocator → MQLLLATFSFALVTSITPGPNNLMLLASGANFGFRRTIPHMVGIALGMVVLLLCILAGLGTLFMQFPVAQTALKIVGAAYLLWLAWKIAFAPVGELKGKETAQPMTWWQALLFQFVNPKAWMMALSAVSSFTLAGEQYWLSGLALVGVFAVVNLPSVSVWAGFGVGIQHCLSSAQRQRYFNGIMGFLTALTILMMVY, encoded by the coding sequence ATGCAGCTACTATTGGCTACTTTTTCTTTCGCGTTGGTTACCTCCATTACTCCAGGGCCTAATAATTTAATGTTGTTAGCTAGTGGGGCGAATTTTGGTTTTAGACGTACTATCCCGCATATGGTGGGGATTGCGCTTGGCATGGTAGTGTTATTGCTGTGTATTTTAGCGGGGCTAGGCACTTTGTTTATGCAGTTTCCAGTGGCACAGACGGCGCTTAAGATAGTAGGTGCGGCTTATTTACTCTGGTTAGCTTGGAAAATTGCTTTTGCTCCGGTGGGTGAGTTAAAGGGCAAGGAAACGGCTCAGCCCATGACATGGTGGCAAGCCTTGTTATTTCAATTTGTTAATCCTAAAGCATGGATGATGGCCTTGAGTGCTGTCAGTAGTTTTACGTTAGCAGGTGAGCAATATTGGCTGTCTGGTTTAGCTCTGGTTGGAGTATTTGCTGTGGTGAATTTGCCTTCGGTATCGGTCTGGGCAGGGTTTGGAGTAGGAATTCAACATTGCTTATCCAGTGCTCAACGTCAGCGTTATTTCAATGGGATAATGGGTTTTCTAACCGCTTTGACTATATTAATGATGGTGTATTGA
- the xdhC gene encoding xanthine dehydrogenase accessory protein XdhC: MMSTQHWTQVVADLHQANQPYVLITVLQVRGSAPRHAGTKMVVSHERTWGSIGGGNLEFQAIQQARQLLQEPYNQQRLQELLLSTDLQQCCGGAVTVLLESFVECEQTVWLFGAGHVAQALVTILMQLPVRVHWVDSRAELFPPELPSRLMLHYETGVKLLEQIQAQHDVIVLTHDHQLDFDLVHALLSQGTGRFVGLIGSETKARRFRQRLAQAGLESHLIERLVCPVGLKAVTGKRPMEVAVSIAGQLIALWQQAQPSKQA, encoded by the coding sequence ATGATGAGTACACAACATTGGACTCAAGTAGTAGCGGACTTGCATCAAGCCAATCAGCCCTATGTGTTAATCACGGTTCTACAAGTGCGGGGTTCTGCCCCACGCCATGCAGGTACGAAAATGGTAGTCAGCCATGAGCGTACTTGGGGCAGTATTGGTGGAGGAAATTTAGAGTTTCAAGCGATTCAACAAGCACGGCAGTTACTCCAAGAACCATATAATCAGCAACGTCTACAAGAGCTATTGTTGAGTACTGATTTACAACAATGTTGCGGGGGCGCGGTTACGGTATTGTTGGAGTCGTTTGTGGAGTGTGAGCAAACCGTTTGGCTGTTTGGGGCGGGGCATGTGGCACAAGCCTTAGTCACGATTTTGATGCAGTTACCCGTGCGGGTGCATTGGGTGGATAGTCGTGCTGAACTATTCCCTCCAGAGCTTCCTAGTAGGCTAATGCTGCATTATGAGACAGGTGTCAAGCTACTGGAGCAGATACAAGCTCAGCATGATGTCATCGTGCTCACTCACGATCATCAATTAGATTTTGATTTAGTGCACGCTCTTCTCTCCCAAGGGACGGGGCGTTTCGTGGGACTCATTGGCTCAGAAACCAAAGCACGACGTTTTCGCCAACGTTTGGCTCAAGCAGGTTTGGAGTCACACTTAATTGAACGTTTAGTCTGTCCGGTGGGCTTAAAAGCCGTGACGGGGAAGCGTCCGATGGAAGTGGCGGTATCGATTGCGGGGCAATTGATTGCACTATGGCAGCAAGCTCAACCCTCCAAGCAAGCATAA
- the xdhB gene encoding xanthine dehydrogenase molybdopterin binding subunit, producing MNQGHAGQAVPHDSARRHVSGAALYVDDIPLPLNTLHAMVGGSTCAAGQITALDLSAVKASTGVKAVLTLDDVPGHKDIGPVFPGDPLLSTGEILFYGQPIFVVAADTYQHARIAARKAKIEYAPQTPLLDVKQALSKQCFVRPTHSFGQGDAEIAIQAAPIQLSGEQYIGGQEHFYLEGQVSLALPTEDGVMVYSSTQHPSELQKLVAEVLHLPIHAVTVEMRRMGGGFGGKETQAAQWACLAALLAIKTKQAVKLRLPRADDMSLTGKRHPFWNQYNIGCDNEGKILGATIQVVGECGYSPDLSDAIVDRAMFHSDNAYHLPNAHIVGQRCFTNTVSHTAFRGFGGPQGMMIIEQAMDDIARRVGKDPLEVRKLNLYQEQQTTPYGQTIEYFVLSTIIEQLEHSSEYWRCRAEVKAFNQTSSYLKKGLSLTPVKFGISFTVQHLNQAGALIHIYTDGSIHLNHGGTEMGQGLNTKVAQVVATEFGVDLDRVLITATRTDKVPNTSPTAASSGADLNGKAAQNAAQMLKARMAECIATEFNVPVESVEFANNQVRYLGGSLSFAQAANLAYMRRVSLSTTGYYKTPMIHYDRKSGKGHPFFYYAMGAAVSEVQIDTLTGEYKVLRVDILHDVGASLNPALDKGQIEGALIQGMGWLTTEELMWNQEGRLLSNSPATYKIPAISDTPPIFNVAILKDHPNSVPTIYHSKAVGEPPFMLAISVWSALRDAISSLSEYKISPKLDTPATPERVLRAVIETRAALKA from the coding sequence ATGAATCAAGGTCATGCTGGACAAGCCGTTCCCCATGATAGTGCAAGACGCCATGTGAGTGGTGCAGCGCTTTATGTAGATGATATTCCCTTACCCTTAAATACCTTACATGCGATGGTAGGTGGTAGTACCTGTGCGGCAGGTCAGATTACAGCGCTTGATTTAAGTGCAGTCAAAGCGAGTACTGGAGTAAAAGCAGTACTCACCTTGGACGATGTACCGGGGCATAAAGATATTGGTCCGGTATTTCCGGGTGACCCCTTACTCTCTACGGGTGAAATATTGTTTTATGGTCAACCGATTTTTGTCGTAGCAGCCGATACCTATCAACATGCGCGTATTGCAGCGCGTAAAGCTAAGATTGAATATGCCCCCCAAACGCCCTTACTCGATGTGAAACAAGCGCTTAGCAAGCAATGCTTTGTGCGTCCTACGCATAGCTTTGGGCAAGGTGATGCAGAAATAGCTATCCAAGCTGCACCGATTCAACTTAGTGGTGAGCAATACATTGGTGGGCAAGAGCATTTTTATTTAGAAGGGCAGGTATCTTTAGCTTTACCGACCGAAGATGGAGTGATGGTTTACTCCTCCACCCAGCACCCCTCAGAACTGCAAAAGTTAGTAGCTGAAGTGCTCCATTTACCGATTCATGCCGTGACCGTCGAAATGCGCCGTATGGGGGGCGGTTTTGGCGGTAAAGAAACGCAAGCGGCACAGTGGGCGTGTTTAGCGGCTTTATTAGCGATAAAAACTAAGCAAGCCGTCAAGTTACGCCTACCGCGTGCTGATGATATGAGCTTAACAGGTAAGCGCCACCCGTTTTGGAATCAGTACAATATTGGTTGCGATAACGAGGGCAAAATTTTAGGTGCGACTATTCAAGTGGTGGGTGAGTGCGGTTATTCGCCTGATTTGTCCGATGCTATCGTCGACCGTGCTATGTTCCATTCGGACAATGCTTATCACCTACCTAATGCCCATATTGTAGGGCAGCGCTGTTTTACCAATACCGTATCGCATACCGCCTTTCGTGGCTTTGGTGGTCCCCAAGGCATGATGATTATTGAGCAGGCGATGGATGATATAGCGCGGCGGGTGGGTAAAGATCCGCTTGAGGTGCGTAAACTTAATCTGTATCAAGAGCAACAAACCACACCCTACGGGCAAACCATCGAATACTTTGTATTGTCCACGATTATTGAGCAATTAGAGCACAGTAGTGAGTATTGGAGGTGTAGAGCAGAAGTCAAAGCATTTAATCAAACCAGTTCCTATCTCAAAAAAGGCTTGAGCCTGACTCCGGTAAAATTTGGTATTTCCTTTACGGTGCAACATCTCAATCAAGCGGGCGCTTTAATCCATATTTATACCGATGGCAGTATTCATCTCAATCATGGTGGGACTGAAATGGGGCAGGGCTTGAATACTAAAGTGGCGCAAGTGGTAGCGACTGAGTTTGGGGTGGATTTAGATCGGGTGCTAATTACGGCTACCCGTACTGATAAAGTACCTAATACTTCACCCACTGCGGCTTCGAGTGGTGCGGATTTAAACGGCAAAGCGGCACAAAACGCCGCACAGATGTTAAAAGCACGCATGGCTGAGTGCATTGCGACAGAGTTTAATGTACCTGTGGAGAGCGTTGAATTTGCTAATAATCAGGTGCGTTATTTAGGGGGCAGTTTGAGTTTTGCACAGGCGGCGAATTTAGCTTATATGCGTCGAGTCTCGCTTTCGACTACCGGATACTATAAAACCCCGATGATTCATTATGACCGCAAAAGTGGCAAAGGGCATCCATTCTTTTATTATGCGATGGGAGCGGCGGTATCCGAGGTGCAGATTGATACCTTAACAGGTGAATATAAAGTGCTGCGTGTGGACATATTGCACGACGTAGGCGCTAGCCTCAATCCAGCTTTGGATAAGGGACAAATCGAGGGAGCTTTGATTCAAGGTATGGGGTGGCTCACGACTGAAGAGTTAATGTGGAATCAGGAGGGTAGGTTGCTCTCTAATAGTCCAGCTACTTATAAAATTCCCGCGATTTCTGATACTCCGCCGATTTTTAATGTCGCTATTCTCAAAGATCATCCTAATAGTGTACCCACGATTTATCACTCGAAAGCAGTCGGTGAACCGCCTTTTATGTTAGCGATTTCGGTGTGGTCAGCGTTGCGGGATGCGATTAGTAGTTTAAGCGAGTATAAAATCAGCCCGAAATTAGATACACCTGCTACACCTGAGCGAGTATTGCGTGCAGTGATAGAAACCCGCGCTGCATTAAAGGCATGA
- a CDS encoding IS4 family transposase: MDLSDGLRDSLKAHLSWGKPRLDCFVGMLHTLLSARQMNLALLAVHIDSDTDIGSRYRRMQRFFSQVFFNYNDIAHFLMGMFAFSGQQYYLTLDRTNWKWGKSNLNLLTLAVVYQGAAIPVYWMVLNKRGNSNQRERIALLQRFISQFGRNNILGVLADREFIGGQWWKWLSSKEIPYLIRIKGNQLMTDKHKKEAHVRSLFANLKPGKRRVLRHRRDVSGEWVWLSGSKLPSGELLIIASNHYTADPIGTYRLRWEIENLFQCLKGRGFHMEATHFTKPLASKR; the protein is encoded by the coding sequence ATGGATCTGAGCGATGGACTACGTGACAGTTTAAAAGCCCACTTGAGTTGGGGCAAGCCCCGTTTGGATTGTTTTGTGGGAATGCTGCATACTTTGCTGAGTGCGCGACAAATGAATTTGGCGTTGTTGGCGGTACACATAGATTCTGACACCGACATTGGTTCCCGCTATCGACGGATGCAACGCTTTTTTAGCCAAGTGTTCTTTAATTACAATGACATTGCCCATTTTCTTATGGGAATGTTCGCCTTTAGTGGTCAACAATACTACCTCACACTCGACAGAACCAACTGGAAATGGGGCAAATCCAACCTCAATCTCCTGACTTTGGCGGTTGTTTACCAAGGTGCGGCTATCCCCGTTTACTGGATGGTGTTGAACAAACGCGGTAATTCTAACCAACGTGAACGTATTGCCCTGCTGCAACGATTTATCAGCCAATTCGGGCGCAACAACATCTTGGGTGTGTTGGCTGACCGTGAGTTTATTGGTGGTCAATGGTGGAAGTGGTTGTCTTCCAAAGAGATTCCCTACTTGATTCGTATCAAGGGTAATCAGTTGATGACCGACAAACACAAAAAAGAGGCGCATGTCCGCTCGCTGTTTGCCAACCTCAAGCCGGGTAAACGGCGCGTTCTCCGTCACCGTCGCGACGTTAGCGGGGAATGGGTTTGGCTCAGTGGCTCAAAGCTGCCCAGTGGTGAGTTGTTGATTATCGCCAGCAACCACTACACGGCTGATCCCATTGGCACTTATCGGCTACGTTGGGAAATTGAAAACCTGTTCCAATGCTTGAAAGGGCGTGGTTTTCACATGGAAGCCACTCACTTCACCAAACCCCTCGCATCAAAAAGATGA
- a CDS encoding multidrug efflux SMR transporter — translation MMSYFYLALAIVAEVIATSSLKATEEFTKPLPTVLMVVGYMLAFYFMTLAMRTIPLGVTYAIWSGLGIVLISTVGVFLYNEKLDLPALIGMGLIIAGVVVMKLFSKTLNT, via the coding sequence ATCATGTCTTATTTTTATTTAGCACTAGCGATTGTGGCAGAAGTTATTGCCACTAGCTCCCTTAAGGCTACTGAAGAGTTTACCAAACCGCTACCTACCGTACTGATGGTAGTAGGCTATATGTTAGCGTTTTATTTTATGACCTTAGCTATGCGCACTATTCCTTTAGGGGTGACTTATGCGATTTGGTCAGGTTTGGGCATTGTATTGATTAGCACGGTGGGAGTTTTCTTATATAACGAAAAATTGGACTTGCCTGCTTTAATAGGTATGGGTTTGATTATTGCCGGTGTCGTGGTAATGAAACTATTTTCTAAAACGTTAAATACCTAA
- a CDS encoding (4Fe-4S)-binding protein — MTHPIVKRYSNGEMTVIWQPDKCIHSQKCFHGLPDVFNPQQRPWVNITGADTAAIKAQVEACPSGALSYQLGDAAMNTVTAPVNSATTVQVMPNGPLIVQGTITVKLADGTETLKEQRCALCRCGASNNKPYCDGSHAKAGFVG, encoded by the coding sequence ATGACCCACCCTATTGTAAAACGCTATTCCAATGGTGAAATGACTGTCATCTGGCAACCTGATAAATGTATTCACTCACAAAAATGCTTTCACGGATTGCCGGATGTGTTTAATCCTCAACAACGCCCGTGGGTGAATATTACGGGTGCAGATACCGCTGCTATTAAAGCTCAAGTGGAGGCTTGCCCGTCCGGTGCTTTATCTTATCAACTAGGAGATGCTGCTATGAATACTGTTACTGCCCCTGTGAATAGTGCAACAACTGTACAAGTGATGCCCAATGGTCCTTTGATTGTGCAAGGTACGATTACGGTCAAGCTAGCGGATGGCACTGAAACCTTGAAAGAACAACGTTGTGCCCTATGTCGCTGTGGTGCATCGAATAATAAACCGTACTGCGATGGGTCACATGCCAAGGCGGGGTTCGTAGGATAA
- a CDS encoding SUMF1/EgtB/PvdO family nonheme iron enzyme produces the protein MSSEEKVRRADIFISYSHADDAWKTEIQKHLSVLQVQGGFSIWDDRQIKVGDDWLPAIEAAINQARVAILLVSADFLTSNFIARQEIPKFLERRKHDGLKVVPVVIRPCAWTRVRWLASLQGATVDNQPLARYTIGSHDCDEALTRIVEKVDDLLQEVIKREQESTLILAVQQPVIHASIQTPVIVKQPLKAKVSKPSKSTITHQLNLDESVRLVDSITTVKSSEQRLIECWKRRANFDLPFEPVVFPYKHEPDWGEDQYGLWQALDVKGIRHVFRWIPAGTFMMGSPEDEKGRYKNEDYHQVTLTKGLWLGETPITQAQYQSLMGNNPSAHKQHIHAPVEKVSFRNIQLFIRQFNDYCKSITVRLPWEAEWERACRANTQTAFYFEGELTLEKANYRGTWNDWRSSGGGAVPHTTPVKSYKPNSWGLYDMIGNVWEACADLYNDYLGINSVIDPKYLLTSNKANKNPHYVVKGGPYWEVGRGLRSAKRWHHSSGGYGSQGIGFRLAIGE, from the coding sequence ATGTCGAGTGAAGAAAAGGTACGTCGAGCCGATATTTTTATTAGTTATAGCCATGCGGATGATGCGTGGAAAACTGAAATCCAAAAGCATTTGAGTGTATTGCAAGTGCAGGGTGGTTTTTCTATTTGGGATGATCGGCAAATTAAGGTCGGGGATGATTGGTTGCCCGCCATTGAGGCGGCGATTAATCAGGCGCGAGTAGCCATTTTATTAGTGAGTGCGGATTTTTTGACTTCTAATTTTATTGCGCGACAAGAAATTCCTAAATTTTTAGAGCGCCGGAAGCATGATGGTTTGAAGGTCGTTCCGGTGGTGATCCGACCTTGTGCTTGGACGCGGGTGCGGTGGTTGGCGAGTTTGCAGGGGGCGACGGTGGATAATCAGCCCTTAGCTCGGTATACGATTGGTTCGCATGACTGTGATGAAGCGCTGACGCGGATTGTGGAAAAGGTAGATGATTTATTGCAGGAGGTAATCAAGCGTGAGCAGGAAAGTACTTTAATTCTAGCAGTTCAGCAGCCAGTGATTCATGCGTCTATACAAACACCAGTTATTGTAAAGCAACCTCTAAAAGCTAAAGTATCAAAACCTTCAAAATCAACAATCACACATCAATTAAATTTAGATGAATCAGTGCGTTTAGTGGATTCAATAACTACTGTTAAAAGCTCAGAACAACGCTTAATCGAGTGTTGGAAGCGTCGCGCTAATTTTGATTTGCCGTTTGAGCCTGTGGTGTTTCCTTATAAACATGAGCCGGATTGGGGTGAGGATCAGTATGGTCTATGGCAGGCTTTGGATGTGAAGGGGATTCGCCATGTATTTCGCTGGATACCCGCAGGTACTTTTATGATGGGATCACCAGAGGATGAAAAAGGTCGTTATAAGAACGAAGATTATCATCAAGTAACTTTGACCAAAGGTTTGTGGTTGGGAGAAACACCTATTACTCAAGCACAATATCAAAGTCTCATGGGCAACAATCCTAGTGCACATAAACAACATATTCACGCTCCGGTAGAAAAAGTTTCTTTCAGAAATATTCAATTGTTCATCAGACAATTTAATGATTATTGTAAATCTATAACAGTACGTCTTCCTTGGGAGGCAGAATGGGAACGTGCTTGTCGTGCTAATACGCAAACAGCTTTTTATTTCGAGGGTGAGTTAACTTTGGAAAAAGCTAATTATAGAGGAACTTGGAATGATTGGAGATCAAGTGGTGGGGGGGCAGTACCTCATACAACTCCAGTTAAGTCTTACAAACCTAACAGCTGGGGGCTATATGATATGATTGGCAATGTTTGGGAGGCTTGTGCTGATTTGTATAATGATTATTTAGGAATAAACTCTGTTATCGACCCTAAGTATCTGCTTACCTCCAATAAAGCTAATAAAAACCCTCATTATGTAGTAAAAGGTGGACCTTATTGGGAGGTAGGACGCGGCTTACGTAGTGCCAAGCGATGGCATCACTCATCGGGCGGGTATGGCTCACAGGGAATAGGTTTTAGGTTAGCAATTGGTGAATGA
- a CDS encoding MFS transporter has protein sequence MTALEWRVAGSLAMIYAARMLGLFMILPVFSLYASYYPHSTDFLVGLAIGIYGLTQALLQIPLGILSDRIGRKPVIIGGLVCFALGSVVAALSTTIEWVIVGRALQGMGAISAVTLALAADLTQEQNRTRVMSVIGITIAMSFAGGMVLGPLISQYYGMAGVFWFTAALAVIGILLIMTLIPTPDQVLAHPDTGVLRGYLGKILQDPIMMRLNAGVFTLHMIMTASFLVVPTLLTDSLGLDKTEHWKVYLPIFLGAFVLSVPMIIAAEKYRKMRTILISAIALLVIAELVMGLSTHTLIGFLLGFLVFFIGFNFLEASQPSLVAKYSKVNLKGTAMSLYSMAQVLGIFAGGALGGYIKHHFGIQGIFIGNALVAGIWLVLAWGLPAIKFYTSRIIRLDPSYLKQKKEALEQALGQVQGVREIYIDSNTGRAYLKVDEHLDEQGLEVFTHPRSGSMV, from the coding sequence ATGACAGCATTGGAATGGCGCGTAGCTGGCTCGTTGGCAATGATTTATGCAGCGCGGATGTTAGGATTATTTATGATCCTACCTGTATTCAGCCTCTATGCGTCTTATTACCCCCATAGCACTGATTTTTTAGTTGGATTAGCGATAGGTATCTATGGTCTAACTCAAGCGCTATTACAAATCCCTTTAGGCATACTCTCTGATCGTATAGGTCGCAAACCTGTGATTATTGGTGGCTTAGTCTGTTTTGCCTTGGGTAGTGTCGTGGCTGCACTCTCCACTACTATTGAATGGGTGATTGTGGGGCGTGCTTTACAGGGTATGGGCGCTATTTCAGCGGTGACCTTAGCCTTGGCTGCTGATCTCACTCAAGAGCAAAACCGTACCCGCGTGATGTCGGTGATTGGGATTACTATCGCTATGTCTTTCGCAGGCGGCATGGTATTAGGGCCTTTGATTAGCCAATATTATGGTATGGCGGGGGTATTTTGGTTTACCGCAGCACTGGCAGTAATAGGCATTTTATTAATCATGACGCTTATTCCCACCCCTGATCAAGTACTCGCTCATCCTGATACCGGAGTATTACGCGGTTATTTAGGCAAGATCCTACAAGACCCTATTATGATGCGCCTCAATGCCGGAGTATTTACGCTACACATGATTATGACGGCAAGCTTTTTAGTAGTCCCTACCTTGCTCACGGACTCTTTAGGCTTAGATAAAACCGAACATTGGAAAGTCTATCTACCCATTTTTCTAGGCGCTTTTGTGCTATCAGTACCGATGATTATTGCCGCTGAAAAATACCGCAAGATGCGTACTATTTTGATTAGTGCTATAGCGCTATTAGTTATAGCTGAATTGGTCATGGGTTTGAGTACGCACACTTTGATAGGGTTTTTACTCGGCTTTTTAGTGTTTTTTATTGGTTTTAATTTTCTGGAAGCCAGCCAACCCTCTCTTGTGGCTAAATACTCTAAAGTGAATCTAAAAGGTACCGCGATGAGCCTGTATAGTATGGCTCAAGTGTTGGGTATTTTTGCTGGGGGCGCATTGGGTGGCTATATTAAACATCATTTTGGTATTCAAGGTATTTTCATAGGTAACGCGCTGGTAGCAGGCATTTGGCTCGTGCTGGCATGGGGATTACCTGCGATTAAGTTTTATACCAGTCGAATTATTCGTCTTGACCCTAGCTATTTAAAGCAAAAAAAAGAAGCCCTCGAACAAGCCCTTGGTCAGGTACAGGGCGTGCGGGAGATTTATATTGATAGCAACACGGGACGTGCTTATTTAAAGGTCGATGAACACCTAGATGAGCAGGGTTTAGAGGTATTTACCCATCCGCGTTCAGGTTCTATGGTATAA
- the ssb gene encoding single-stranded DNA-binding protein, which produces MARGVNKVILVGTVGRDPENKSMPSGDAIANLSLATNEQWRDKATGEKKESTEWHRIVFYGKLAEIVGMYVRKGQMIYVEGSLRTRKWQGQDGQERYTTEIIASDMQMLGGRPNDGERAPMNQGGYTPNPAPAPRNNNFSNNNNSQPASDYPPASGRNNFEDFDDDIPF; this is translated from the coding sequence ATGGCTCGAGGCGTTAATAAGGTTATTTTAGTAGGTACGGTAGGTAGAGACCCCGAGAACAAATCTATGCCGAGTGGTGATGCGATTGCCAATTTGAGTTTAGCGACCAATGAGCAATGGCGTGACAAGGCCACTGGCGAAAAGAAAGAAAGTACGGAATGGCATCGTATTGTGTTCTATGGCAAGTTAGCTGAAATTGTGGGCATGTATGTACGCAAAGGTCAGATGATTTATGTCGAAGGCAGCTTAAGAACGCGCAAATGGCAAGGACAGGACGGTCAAGAGCGCTATACTACCGAAATTATTGCTAGTGATATGCAAATGCTAGGCGGTCGCCCCAATGACGGTGAACGTGCTCCCATGAACCAAGGGGGCTATACTCCCAACCCTGCTCCCGCTCCACGCAATAATAACTTCTCTAATAATAACAATTCACAACCTGCTTCAGATTATCCACCTGCTAGTGGACGCAATAATTTTGAAGATTTTGACGACGACATACCATTCTAA
- the tnpA gene encoding IS200/IS605 family transposase, whose translation MEYRYGSHTVYRIEYHFVFVTKYRYPVLKGDVGLKIRELIRQTCQAFEIEIVKGVVSKDHVHLLLSVPPELAPSEIMRRIKGRSAAKIFESYPDLRKRYWGQHFWARGYFCATSGELSAEMIKAYLEHHFEPRLEDNFKTEG comes from the coding sequence ATGGAGTATCGGTATGGAAGCCACACCGTCTACCGGATTGAGTATCACTTTGTATTTGTGACGAAATACCGCTATCCGGTACTGAAAGGGGATGTGGGGTTAAAGATACGGGAGTTGATCCGTCAAACCTGTCAAGCCTTTGAGATAGAAATAGTGAAGGGGGTGGTGAGCAAGGATCATGTGCATTTGTTGTTATCGGTGCCACCGGAGCTAGCACCGAGCGAGATCATGCGCCGAATTAAGGGTCGAAGTGCGGCAAAAATCTTTGAAAGCTACCCGGATTTAAGAAAGCGGTATTGGGGACAGCATTTTTGGGCGCGGGGTTATTTTTGTGCGACTTCAGGGGAATTGAGTGCTGAGATGATTAAGGCGTATTTAGAGCATCACTTTGAACCGAGGTTAGAGGATAACTTTAAGACAGAAGGCTAG
- a CDS encoding arginyltransferase gives MLDSALELYITAVHPCPYLPERQAMNLLVNPHSLISNAEYGHLLDRGFRRSGNEVYRPCCRHCSDCISTRIPVNYFRPDRSQKRNWKRNQDLVVHINTEGFKPEYEPLYRRYIGQRHAGGGMDNDNTADFANFLKANWSRTVMIEVYDPLGTLLAVATTDWLQQGLSLVYTFYDPEVAKERGLGTFCILWQIHWAKELGLDYVYPGYWIADSPKMNYKTRFAPVEGLIDGRWVVLRA, from the coding sequence ATGTTGGATAGTGCCTTAGAGCTATACATTACAGCAGTACACCCTTGTCCGTATTTGCCTGAACGTCAAGCCATGAATTTATTGGTGAATCCGCATTCGCTAATCAGTAATGCGGAGTATGGGCATTTATTAGATCGAGGGTTTCGCCGCAGTGGAAATGAGGTTTATCGCCCCTGTTGTCGGCATTGTAGTGATTGTATTTCAACACGTATTCCGGTGAATTATTTTCGTCCCGACCGTAGTCAAAAACGCAATTGGAAGCGAAATCAAGATTTAGTCGTACATATTAATACGGAAGGTTTTAAACCAGAGTATGAGCCTTTGTATCGGCGTTATATTGGTCAACGTCATGCAGGGGGGGGGATGGATAATGATAATACCGCTGATTTTGCTAATTTTTTAAAAGCCAATTGGTCCCGCACCGTGATGATCGAGGTGTACGATCCTTTAGGTACACTATTAGCGGTAGCGACGACGGATTGGTTACAGCAAGGCTTATCGCTGGTTTATACCTTTTATGATCCTGAGGTGGCTAAAGAGCGCGGATTAGGAACCTTTTGTATTTTGTGGCAAATTCACTGGGCTAAAGAATTAGGCTTAGATTATGTTTATCCGGGCTATTGGATTGCTGACTCTCCTAAAATGAATTACAAAACGCGTTTTGCTCCAGTAGAGGGTTTAATTGATGGGCGTTGGGTAGTATTGAGGGCTTAA
- a CDS encoding Crp/Fnr family transcriptional regulator: MSQQSGGHACQSCQIRHLGVLARLPAEHLGQIAQTFHPHVITFGGQETLYYQGDSAQYAYTVRSGFVKLLSMLPDGRTHIVRVLHAGDLFGFEGIVGGKYAHTAMALAKVEVCRFAINELIAVKQEYPEVDSVLTQRWIQSLTKAEDMLVELGAKKTGERLGAFLVRWCETAPKGIEGWVPLPLSRVEIGELLGMTVETVSRALSEWKRQGLFQERGGFIRLPDVERLCANVCNVSVSEVLNVG, encoded by the coding sequence ATGTCACAGCAGTCGGGAGGCCATGCTTGCCAATCTTGTCAAATTCGCCATTTGGGTGTCTTAGCTAGACTACCTGCCGAGCACCTAGGGCAGATAGCGCAAACGTTTCATCCGCATGTTATTACTTTTGGTGGTCAAGAAACGCTTTATTACCAAGGGGATAGCGCCCAATATGCCTATACAGTTCGTTCTGGATTTGTAAAGCTTCTTAGTATGTTGCCTGATGGTCGCACTCATATTGTGCGTGTGTTGCACGCGGGCGATTTATTTGGTTTTGAGGGGATTGTTGGAGGTAAATACGCACATACAGCTATGGCTCTGGCTAAAGTAGAGGTGTGTCGCTTTGCGATTAATGAGCTGATTGCTGTCAAACAAGAGTATCCTGAAGTCGATAGCGTGCTCACTCAACGCTGGATTCAAAGTCTAACCAAAGCAGAAGATATGCTGGTCGAGCTAGGCGCTAAAAAAACAGGCGAGCGCTTAGGGGCTTTCTTAGTACGCTGGTGTGAAACCGCACCTAAGGGCATTGAGGGCTGGGTTCCTTTGCCTTTGTCGCGGGTAGAAATCGGTGAACTGCTCGGTATGACGGTGGAAACGGTGAGTCGTGCCCTGTCTGAATGGAAGCGCCAAGGCTTATTCCAAGAACGCGGCGGTTTTATTCGTTTACCCGATGTTGAACGTCTCTGTGCCAACGTGTGTAATGTCAGCGTAAGCGAAGTGTTAAATGTTGGATAG